GGGTTACGCTTGACAATGCAGTGCTTGATGTCTAAAATTACACTTGTACAGAAACCAGTCTTGAGTAAATCGTGTCGGAGTGGTGGAACTGGCAGACACGTACGTTTGAGGGGCGTATGGGCAACCGTGCGGGTTCAAGTCCCGCCTCCGACACCATGAACATACCAGCTCCATGAGAGGAGCTTTGCGATAACCAGCCAAGGACGGTGGCTATCCGTGTAGGGTATGGCCACTTTTTCTTTTTCGTATTTTTCACATACTATAGACATCATGGTATGGCATCATGACCTTGAAGGTGACGAACATCGTGAACTGGGAAACAGGAGCAGCTGTTGTTATATTCTTCACTGTATACTTCTTGATTGTTTCTGAAAAGATCCACCGTGCCGTCGCCGCTCTACTCGGAGCAGGCGCAGTTATCTGGTTAGGTATTGTCACCCAAGCCGAAGCAGTGAGAAGTATAGACTTCAATACTATTGGCCTCTTAGTCGGGATGATGATTATCGTCGGCATCACCAAACGTAGCGGTTTGTTCGAGTTCCTCGCTATCTGGTCTGCTCAGAAAACGAAAGGTAATCCCGTACGAATATTGATTGCATTGTCATCACTCACCGCCATCGCCTCTGCTTTTCTCGACAATGTAACCACGGTATTGCTGATAGTGCCTGTTACTTTCGCCATAACCGATGAACTGGGGCTGAACCCTTTTCCTTTTCTATTCAGTGAAGTCTTGGCCTCCAACATAGGCGGAACCGCCACCCTAATTGGAGATCCACCGAATATAATGATAGGCAGCGGGGCGGGGCTGGGGTTCCTGGATTTCCTTTTTAACCTAACCCCCGTCATAGTTGTGGTGTTCCTGTGTACCCTAGGTCTCTGTGCTGTAATCTTTCGCAAAGACCTCCAACTGGCAGAGGAAAAGAAACAGACCGTTTTGGAGTTCGGTTCGCGCGACGCTCACGATTACATAAAAGACTATTTATTGCTCAAAAGAAGCCTTACGGTGTTGGGCCTGGTTATAGTCGCCTTTGTTCTGCATCAATGGCTAGGTTTAGAATCCGCTACAATCGCTTTGGGTGGAGCGGCTCTTCTGATGTTGATCATGCCCGACTTTGAACCAGAAGAAGCCCTGCTTACGGTAGAATGGCCTACCATCTTCTTTTTCATCGGGTTGTTCATCGTCGTAGGAGCATTGGAAAAAGTAGGGGTGATACGGTTTCTGGCTCACCAAGCTATAGCGCTCACTGGGGGCAAACCCCACGTGATGGCCATGACCGTCCTCTGGACATCGGCCCTGTTTTCCTCATTTGTGGACAACATCCCATTTACGGCGACCATGATTCCCCTGCTAAAATCCGTGGGAACACTCTCCGGTGCCGACCTCGGCCCTCTCTGGTGGGCCTTGTCGTTGGGAGCCTGCCTGGGTGGTAACGGAACCCTGATTGGGGCCTCCGCCAACCTGGTGGTAGCGGGCATCGCGGCCAGGCAAGGGCTGACAATCACTTTTAAGGAATACTTTAAGTACGGATTTCCCTTAATGCTGGTTTCTATCATAATATCGACTGTTTATATATGGGTCCGTTATCTAACCTGATTGTGTCGCTCAACACTACTTTCGGCATTCCAAAGTTTCCCTGGCCCCCACCATCTGCCATCGTCTGGCGCTTTTTGTGGTGTTGTTTACTTTAGCCACTCGGACGTGATATGATCGAGCAAAAAAGTAG
The sequence above is drawn from the Syntrophothermus lipocalidus DSM 12680 genome and encodes:
- a CDS encoding ArsB/NhaD family transporter translates to MTLKVTNIVNWETGAAVVIFFTVYFLIVSEKIHRAVAALLGAGAVIWLGIVTQAEAVRSIDFNTIGLLVGMMIIVGITKRSGLFEFLAIWSAQKTKGNPVRILIALSSLTAIASAFLDNVTTVLLIVPVTFAITDELGLNPFPFLFSEVLASNIGGTATLIGDPPNIMIGSGAGLGFLDFLFNLTPVIVVVFLCTLGLCAVIFRKDLQLAEEKKQTVLEFGSRDAHDYIKDYLLLKRSLTVLGLVIVAFVLHQWLGLESATIALGGAALLMLIMPDFEPEEALLTVEWPTIFFFIGLFIVVGALEKVGVIRFLAHQAIALTGGKPHVMAMTVLWTSALFSSFVDNIPFTATMIPLLKSVGTLSGADLGPLWWALSLGACLGGNGTLIGASANLVVAGIAARQGLTITFKEYFKYGFPLMLVSIIISTVYIWVRYLT